A region from the Mercenaria mercenaria strain notata chromosome 7, MADL_Memer_1, whole genome shotgun sequence genome encodes:
- the LOC123554917 gene encoding RNA-binding protein RO60-like isoform X1, with product MGQTGSKDEWTPSRKPCQEDDIPHPKQVKTDDGSYVWIVEDMDLLMRFVFLGSDTAYNASNKHPQRKYAECIDRLIADGRGEDVVRLISKISHCGWAPRQNYLIFALAVCARSNDIETKKLAYDELYKICRTPTHFFLFVHYCKEESGSWKGWGRAHKRAVLKWYEEKSRNPEGLARLLTKYKARKVATNGDGKAERWSHRDIFRLAHPSPSDDLMKLVMHFVLNGFRKAKELASTKLGSTERVTKFLTYTEGTTKAKQCTDPNDMVDLIKRYRLEREHIPTQMLNSKSVCEALIQNMRPEAKIRNIGMLSAKGFCGENSDIEKEIVETLTNAKNLHDARVHPLKVLSALLTYEKGKSTKGELVWTVNKNIVKALNEAYYLSFDVLLPTKKRFLLAVNVSDKMKDPCEGCPAVKCHQAAAAMMMMTVRTETKCKIFGFSETLSRIRIAKTDSLSEIEEKMDLLQGGKADSALPMMWAKENKKKIDVFIVYTDNLRTKGQVHPSKALNDYRKEMNIPEAKLVVVAMTPNNHTDADPEETVVTAVENHSTEEPEKPDYGAINIVGFDANAAILIAKFIRGEM from the exons ATGGGACAAACAGGGTCAAAGGACGAATGGACACCTTCAAGGAAACCTTGTCAAGAG GACGACATACCACATCCGAAACAAGTTAAAACGGATGATGGTTCCTATGTATGGATTGTTGAAGACATGGATCTCTTAATGCGATTCGTTTTCCTTGGATCAGACACTGCGTACAATGCATCAAACAAACATCCACAACGAAAGTATGCTGAATGTATAGACAG ATTGATTGCCGATGGAAGAGGTGAAGATGTTGTGCGTCTAATATCAAAGATAAGTCACTGTGGATGGGCTCCAAGGCAGAATTACTTAATTTTTGCACTTGCAGTTTGTGCGAGATCTAATGACATTGAAACTAAGAAACTGGCTTACGACGAGCTGTACAAGATTTGTCGTACTCCAACCCACTTTTTCTTGTTTGTTCATTACTGCAAAGAAGAAAGTGGTTCATGGAAGGGCTGGGGAAGAGCTCATAAAAGGGCTGTATTAAAATGGTACGAAGAGAAAAGTAGAAACCCTGAAGGTCTTGCGCGtcttttgacaaaatataaagCACGTAAAGTGGCTACAAATGGTGATGGAAAGGCGGAGAGATGGTCTCATAGGGACATTTTTAGGCTTGCTCACCCATCACCATCTGATGATCTGATGAAACTGGTGATGCATTTTGTCCTGAATGGCTTCAGGAAAGCTAAAGAACTGGCGTCCACGAAATTAGGGAGTACTGAGAGGGTTACGAAATTTTTGACTTACACTGAGGGAACAACGAAAGCAAAGCAATGCACTGATCCAAATGATATGGTGGATCTTATAAAGAGATATAGGCTAGAAAGGGAACACATTCCAACGCAAATGCTGAACTCAAAAAGCGTTTGTGAAGCACTAATCCAGAACATGAGGCCTGAAGCTAAGATTCGCAATATCGGCATGCTATCTGCCAAAGGCTTTTGTGGTGAAAATTCCGACATCGAAAAAGAGATAGTTGAGACGCTTACCAATGCTAAGAATTTACATGACGCAAGGGTACATCCTCTAAAGGTGCTATCGGCGTTATTGACGTACGAAAAAGGAAAGAGCACAAAAGGGGAATTAGTATGGACTGTGAACAAAAATATCGTAAAGGCTCTAAACGAAGCTTATTATTTATCTTTTGATGTCCTACTTCCAACAAAGAAGCGTTTCCTGCTAGCAGTCAATGTAAGCGACAAAATGAAAGATCCATGTGAAGGCTGTCCCGCAGTGAAATGCCACCAGGCTGCGGccgcgatgatgatgatgacagttCGAACTGAAACCAAATGTAAGATTTTTGGGTTCTCTGAAACATTGTCTCGAATTCGCATTGCCAAGACGGACTCACTTTCTGAAATTGAAGAGAAAATGGATTTGCTGCAAGGTGGGAAAGCTGATAGTGCACTACCAATGATGTGggccaaagaaaacaaaaagaagataGATGTTTTTATCGTGTACACTGACAACCTGCGTACAAAAGGGCAAGTTCATCCATCAAAGGCCTTAAATGACTATAGAAAAGAAATGAATATACCTGAGGCGAAACTGGTTGTGGTGGCAATGACACCTAATAATCATACAGATGCAGATCCTGAAGAAACTGTGGTAACGGCTGTAGAAAATCACAGTACTGAAGAACCTGAGAAGCCTGATTACGGAGCGATAAACATTGTTGGTTTTGATGCTAATGCGGCCATACTAATAGCAAAATTCATTCGCGGAGAAATGTAA